A single Oryctolagus cuniculus chromosome 16, mOryCun1.1, whole genome shotgun sequence DNA region contains:
- the LOC127489330 gene encoding olfactory receptor 7E178-like isoform X1 produces MFLFLIRVPDISFRVWLSSCIKSLSLAVLFMTEANASLNCPLNTETQNLTCVLEFHFVGFSEDPALQSLLFGLFLSMYLVTVLGNLLIILLIISDTHLHTPMYFFLCNLSLADMGFTSTMVPKMIVDIHTHSTVISYVGCLTQMSLFLICGCMDDLILTVMAYDRFVAICHPLHYQVIMNPRRCGFLVSVSFVASLFDSLLHNLILLPVTCFKAVEISNFFCDPSKLLNLTCDNTFNHDIVMYLIGIVFGFFPISGILFSYYKIVSSILRVPSPDGKYKAFSTCGSHLLVVCLFYGSSLGVYLSASFSTSSRESAVASLMYTLVTPMLNPFIYSLRNRDIKRALQRIVNRIS; encoded by the exons ATGTTCTTGTTTCTCATAAGAGTCCCAGATATCTCATTCAGAGTTTGGCTTTCCTCCTGTATTAAGTCTCTCTCCCTCGCAGTCCTTTTCATGACAGAAGCAAATGCATCTCTAAACTGTCCCctgaacacagaaac ACAAAATCTGACGTGTGTCCTAGAATTCCATTTCGTGGGCTTCTCAGAGGATCCAGCCCTGCAGTCCCTCCTGTTTGGGCTGTTCTTGTCCATGTACCTGGTCACAGTGCTCGGGAACCTGCTCATCATCCTGCTCATCATCTCTGACACCCACctgcacacccccatgtacttcttcctctgcaaCCTGTCCTTGGCTGACATGGGTTTCACCTCCACCATGGTTCCCAAGATGATTGTGGACatccacactcacagcacagtcatctcctatgtgggctgcctgacacagatgtctctctttctcatctgtgGATGCATGGATGATTTGATTCTGActgtgatggcctatgaccggTTTGTAGCCATTTGTCATCCACTGCATTACCAGGTCATCATGAACCCCCGCCGCTGTGGCTTCTTGGTTTCTGTGTCTTTTGTGGCCAGCCTTTTCGATTCTCTGCTGCACAACTTGATATTATTACCAGTTACCTGCTTCAAGGCAgttgaaatttctaatttcttttgtgaCCCTTCTAAGCTTCTCAATCTTACATGTGATAACACCTTCAACCATGACATAGTCATGTATCTTATTGGTATTGTATTTGGGTTTTTCCCTATCTCAGGGATCCTCTTCTCTTACTATAAAATCGTGTCCTCCATTCTGAGAGTCCCATCCCCAGATGGGAAGTacaaagccttctccacctgtggctcacACCTGTTGGTCGTTTGCTTATTTTATGGATCAAGTTTAGGCGTGTATCTCAGTGCATCCTTCTCCACCTCTTCCAGAGAGAGTGCTGTGGCCTCACTGATGTACACCCTGGTCACCCCTATGttgaaccccttcatctacagcctgaggaacagggaCATCAAGAGAGCTCTGCAGAGAATTGTCAACAGAATTAGCTAA
- the LOC127489330 gene encoding olfactory receptor 7E24-like isoform X2, with protein sequence MSPFSIPLSFSRRSTGSVETQNLTCVLEFHFVGFSEDPALQSLLFGLFLSMYLVTVLGNLLIILLIISDTHLHTPMYFFLCNLSLADMGFTSTMVPKMIVDIHTHSTVISYVGCLTQMSLFLICGCMDDLILTVMAYDRFVAICHPLHYQVIMNPRRCGFLVSVSFVASLFDSLLHNLILLPVTCFKAVEISNFFCDPSKLLNLTCDNTFNHDIVMYLIGIVFGFFPISGILFSYYKIVSSILRVPSPDGKYKAFSTCGSHLLVVCLFYGSSLGVYLSASFSTSSRESAVASLMYTLVTPMLNPFIYSLRNRDIKRALQRIVNRIS encoded by the coding sequence ATGTCTCCTTtttccatccctctctctttttccagaAGGAGCACAGGCTCTGTTGAAACACAAAATCTGACGTGTGTCCTAGAATTCCATTTCGTGGGCTTCTCAGAGGATCCAGCCCTGCAGTCCCTCCTGTTTGGGCTGTTCTTGTCCATGTACCTGGTCACAGTGCTCGGGAACCTGCTCATCATCCTGCTCATCATCTCTGACACCCACctgcacacccccatgtacttcttcctctgcaaCCTGTCCTTGGCTGACATGGGTTTCACCTCCACCATGGTTCCCAAGATGATTGTGGACatccacactcacagcacagtcatctcctatgtgggctgcctgacacagatgtctctctttctcatctgtgGATGCATGGATGATTTGATTCTGActgtgatggcctatgaccggTTTGTAGCCATTTGTCATCCACTGCATTACCAGGTCATCATGAACCCCCGCCGCTGTGGCTTCTTGGTTTCTGTGTCTTTTGTGGCCAGCCTTTTCGATTCTCTGCTGCACAACTTGATATTATTACCAGTTACCTGCTTCAAGGCAgttgaaatttctaatttcttttgtgaCCCTTCTAAGCTTCTCAATCTTACATGTGATAACACCTTCAACCATGACATAGTCATGTATCTTATTGGTATTGTATTTGGGTTTTTCCCTATCTCAGGGATCCTCTTCTCTTACTATAAAATCGTGTCCTCCATTCTGAGAGTCCCATCCCCAGATGGGAAGTacaaagccttctccacctgtggctcacACCTGTTGGTCGTTTGCTTATTTTATGGATCAAGTTTAGGCGTGTATCTCAGTGCATCCTTCTCCACCTCTTCCAGAGAGAGTGCTGTGGCCTCACTGATGTACACCCTGGTCACCCCTATGttgaaccccttcatctacagcctgaggaacagggaCATCAAGAGAGCTCTGCAGAGAATTGTCAACAGAATTAGCTAA